In Candidatus Binataceae bacterium, one genomic interval encodes:
- the secG gene encoding preprotein translocase subunit SecG, with the protein MIALVVVIHIFVCLTLVTVVLLQQGKGADVGAVFGGSSQTVFGASGAGNLLTKITWGCAIIFFATSLVLAYASTRRATGSIFEGGHVTLPAAPATKAAAPAQPPVSGAPAANHPAAPSTPSGHK; encoded by the coding sequence ATGATCGCTCTTGTAGTCGTGATCCATATTTTCGTGTGTCTGACGTTGGTGACCGTCGTGCTGCTCCAGCAGGGCAAGGGCGCCGACGTCGGTGCGGTTTTCGGCGGGTCGAGTCAGACGGTTTTTGGCGCGAGTGGCGCAGGTAACCTGCTCACCAAGATTACGTGGGGATGCGCAATCATCTTTTTCGCGACTTCGCTCGTCCTCGCGTACGCCTCGACGCGGCGGGCCACCGGCAGTATCTTCGAGGGCGGCCACGTGACGCTGCCGGCCGCGCCGGCTACCAAGGCGGCAGCCCCTGCGCAGCCGCCGGTTAGCGGCGCCCCGGCCGCGAATCATCCGGCGGCGCCCTCGACACCGAGCGGACATAAATAG
- the boxC gene encoding 2,3-epoxybenzoyl-CoA dihydrolase — protein sequence MLIDFQTDPERYRHWRLSCNGRVATLALAVDEAGGIHPGYELKLNSYDLGVDIELYDASQRLRFEHPEVAAVILTSARERIFCAGANIRMLAQSEHGFKVNFCKFTNETRNALEDASANSGQRYLALINGPCAGGGYELALATDYLIMADDGSTSVSLPEVPLLAVLPGTGGLTRLVDKRRVRRDRADFFCTTEEGVRGARAVEWRLVDEVAPRTQLADAAERKAREFAAMSPRPAAATGVRLCPLTRKIEAEGLTYSNLIVEIDRDRAIATLTIRGPRAAAGTGATALDAVDDTFWPLALARELDDAMLHLRFNETAVGTWLFRTQGDGRLVESYDHLLSENRGHWLAREITLYLKRTLKRLEVSSRSIFALIEPGSCYAGSLFEIALAADRAYMLSGIRDDVEVPAARVLLTPMNFGPLTMCNGLTRLASRFLDDPARVAALQKRVGEELAAERALELELIGFAPDAIDWDDEVRVALEERAAFSPDALTAMEASLRFAGPETMESKIFARLSAWQNWLFQRPNAVGENGALKRYGSGRRATFDPRRV from the coding sequence ATGTTGATCGACTTTCAGACCGACCCCGAGCGCTATCGTCATTGGCGGCTGAGCTGCAACGGCCGTGTCGCCACCCTCGCGCTGGCGGTTGACGAAGCCGGCGGCATTCATCCCGGTTATGAGCTGAAGCTGAACTCCTATGATCTCGGCGTCGATATCGAGCTCTACGACGCGAGCCAGCGGCTGCGCTTCGAGCATCCCGAGGTCGCCGCGGTGATCCTGACCTCGGCACGGGAGCGGATCTTCTGCGCCGGCGCGAACATCCGGATGCTCGCCCAGTCGGAGCATGGCTTCAAGGTGAACTTTTGCAAATTCACCAACGAGACGCGCAACGCGCTCGAAGATGCGAGCGCCAACTCGGGCCAGCGCTACCTTGCGCTGATCAATGGCCCGTGCGCCGGCGGCGGTTACGAGCTGGCGCTGGCGACCGATTACCTGATCATGGCCGACGACGGCTCGACCAGTGTCTCGCTGCCCGAAGTGCCGCTGCTGGCGGTCCTGCCCGGCACCGGCGGGCTGACGCGACTGGTGGACAAGCGCCGCGTCCGGCGCGATCGCGCGGACTTCTTCTGCACGACCGAAGAGGGCGTCCGTGGCGCGCGGGCGGTCGAGTGGAGGCTGGTGGATGAGGTCGCGCCGCGCACCCAACTGGCTGACGCGGCGGAGCGCAAGGCGCGCGAGTTTGCTGCGATGTCGCCCCGGCCGGCCGCTGCCACAGGCGTCAGGCTGTGTCCGCTGACGCGCAAAATCGAAGCGGAGGGCCTGACTTATTCGAACCTGATCGTCGAGATCGATCGGGATCGTGCAATCGCCACTCTGACGATTCGCGGACCTCGCGCCGCCGCGGGCACCGGCGCGACGGCGCTCGACGCGGTCGACGACACCTTCTGGCCGCTGGCGCTCGCGCGTGAGCTCGACGACGCGATGCTCCATCTGCGTTTCAACGAAACAGCGGTCGGGACGTGGCTCTTTCGCACGCAGGGCGACGGGCGACTGGTCGAAAGCTACGATCATCTGTTGTCAGAAAATCGCGGCCACTGGCTGGCGCGCGAAATCACGCTTTATCTCAAGCGCACGCTGAAACGGCTCGAAGTAAGCTCGCGTTCGATCTTTGCGCTGATCGAGCCAGGCTCCTGCTACGCCGGGAGTCTGTTCGAGATCGCGCTCGCGGCCGATCGCGCCTATATGCTGAGCGGCATCCGCGACGATGTCGAAGTGCCGGCGGCGCGCGTCCTGCTGACTCCGATGAATTTCGGGCCGCTCACCATGTGCAACGGTTTAACGCGGCTCGCCAGCCGTTTTCTCGATGACCCCGCGCGCGTCGCGGCGCTGCAGAAGCGTGTGGGCGAGGAGCTCGCGGCCGAACGTGCGCTGGAACTTGAGCTGATCGGTTTCGCTCCCGACGCCATCGATTGGGATGACGAGGTTCGCGTCGCGCTCGAGGAGCGCGCGGCCTTTTCGCCCGACGCGCTGACCGCGATGGAGGCGTCGCTGCGCTTCGCCGGCCCGGAGACCATGGAGAGTAAGATCTTCGCGCGGCTCTCGGCCTGGCAGAACTGGCTTTTTCAACGGCCGAATGCGGTCGGTGAAAACGGCGCGCTCAAGCGTTACGGCAGCGGCCGGCGCGCAACCTTCGACCCGCGGAGGGTCTGA
- the tpiA gene encoding triose-phosphate isomerase — translation MRKKLIAGNWKMNLGPTEGRALIAELRAEIDRDAANLARDREVLVAPPFLTIPAVAQALAGSSILLGAQNAHFENKGAFTGEVAPAMLKAFGVTHVILGHSERRHIFAESDELVGKRVAGAIANRFTAILCVGETLEERDGGRTLEVVLRQMQAGLAGLKAESAERVVVAYEPVWAIGTGRTATPEQAQLVHAAIREALADHFSRPAADTIRILYGGSVTAENVDSLMAKPDIDGALVGGASLKAGSFAQIVRGGSSAAG, via the coding sequence ATGCGCAAGAAACTCATTGCGGGTAACTGGAAGATGAATCTCGGCCCGACCGAGGGGCGCGCGCTGATTGCGGAGCTGCGCGCCGAAATCGACCGCGACGCCGCGAACCTTGCGCGCGATCGTGAAGTGCTGGTCGCGCCGCCCTTTCTGACGATTCCGGCGGTCGCGCAAGCGCTGGCCGGATCGTCAATACTCCTCGGCGCGCAGAACGCGCACTTCGAGAATAAGGGCGCGTTCACCGGCGAAGTCGCGCCCGCGATGCTCAAGGCGTTTGGCGTCACGCACGTAATCCTGGGTCACTCGGAGCGCCGGCATATCTTTGCCGAGAGCGACGAGCTGGTGGGCAAGCGGGTCGCGGGCGCGATTGCGAACCGCTTCACGGCGATTCTTTGCGTCGGTGAGACGCTGGAAGAGCGCGACGGCGGCCGCACGCTCGAGGTGGTGTTGCGGCAGATGCAAGCCGGCCTGGCCGGGTTGAAAGCCGAGAGCGCCGAGCGCGTGGTCGTCGCCTACGAGCCGGTCTGGGCGATCGGGACCGGACGCACCGCAACCCCCGAGCAGGCTCAACTGGTGCATGCCGCGATCCGCGAAGCGCTGGCCGACCACTTCTCGCGGCCAGCCGCGGACACGATCCGGATCCTCTACGGCGGCAGCGTCACCGCGGAGAATGTTGACTCTCTCATGGCAAAGCCCGATATTGACGGGGCTTTGGTCGGCGGGGCAAGCTTGAAGGCCGGGTCGTTCGCCCAGATTGTAAGAGGCGGGTCGTCAGCGGCAGGGTGA
- a CDS encoding phosphoglycerate kinase codes for MAATPLTSLKLDGRKVLVRCDFNVPLEGGRITDPARIDASLATIRYVLEQGGAAVLCSHLGRPKERTPELSLKPVAEYLSGALGKKVALAPDCIGEITGRMIADLTGGSALLLENLRFHPEEEANDRDFSHELARGKSVYIDDAFGAAHRAHASTVGVARFIRERAAGFLMIRELEALRAVTENPARPYIAILGGAKVSDKIAVIRTLLTKVDALLIGGAMAYTFLQAQGLPIGKSRVEEDKLELARELLALAEKSGVALVLPSDHIVAEAPDAAASAEIVEQIPGDRMGLDIGPRTIAEFVERLRGAHTIVWNGPLGFFEIPAFAAGTLAVGEAIAGMTGATSLIGGGDTAAAVAGQPWAANFTHISTGGGATLEYLEGRELPGVKALEA; via the coding sequence ATGGCCGCCACTCCGCTGACGAGTCTGAAGCTCGACGGGCGCAAGGTCCTGGTGCGATGCGATTTCAATGTGCCCCTCGAAGGCGGACGCATCACCGATCCCGCGCGCATCGATGCGAGCCTGGCGACCATTCGTTATGTTCTGGAGCAGGGCGGAGCGGCCGTGCTCTGCTCGCATCTGGGGCGTCCGAAGGAACGGACACCTGAGTTGAGTCTCAAGCCGGTTGCCGAGTATCTGAGCGGCGCGCTCGGGAAAAAGGTCGCGCTGGCGCCGGACTGTATCGGCGAGATTACCGGGCGGATGATCGCGGATCTCACCGGAGGCAGCGCGTTGCTGCTCGAGAACCTGCGGTTCCATCCTGAGGAGGAGGCCAACGATCGCGACTTCTCTCACGAACTCGCGCGGGGCAAGAGCGTGTATATCGATGACGCTTTTGGCGCGGCGCATCGCGCCCACGCCTCGACGGTGGGCGTAGCCCGGTTTATCCGCGAGCGCGCGGCGGGCTTCCTGATGATCCGCGAGCTCGAGGCGTTGCGCGCGGTCACGGAAAATCCGGCGCGTCCTTATATCGCGATTCTCGGCGGGGCGAAGGTCTCGGACAAAATCGCGGTAATCCGCACTCTACTGACCAAGGTTGACGCTCTCCTTATCGGCGGCGCGATGGCCTATACGTTCCTCCAGGCGCAGGGTCTGCCGATCGGCAAGTCGCGGGTCGAAGAGGACAAGCTCGAGCTCGCGCGCGAGTTGCTGGCGCTGGCAGAGAAAAGTGGGGTGGCGTTGGTGCTGCCGTCGGATCACATCGTAGCGGAGGCTCCGGACGCTGCCGCGAGCGCGGAAATCGTCGAACAAATCCCCGGCGATCGAATGGGTTTGGATATCGGTCCGCGCACAATCGCGGAGTTCGTCGAGCGCCTGCGCGGGGCGCACACGATCGTCTGGAACGGGCCGCTCGGCTTCTTCGAGATTCCCGCCTTTGCCGCCGGCACGCTCGCGGTCGGCGAGGCGATCGCCGGGATGACCGGGGCGACGAGCCTGATCGGCGGCGGCGACACCGCGGCGGCGGTTGCCGGACAGCCGTGGGCCGCGAACTTCACCCATATCTCGACCGGCGGCGGCGCGACCCTTGAATACCTCGAAGGCCGCGAACTCCCGGGCGTCAAGGCGCTCGAAGCCTGA
- a CDS encoding aldehyde dehydrogenase family protein, with protein sequence MAAAPQVESAAKGAKNSAALAFLRGPKQLLIGGKWRPAKSGKTFETVNPANEEVLALIAEGDKADVDEAVKAARKAFDEGAWPAMGPHQRARLMFKIAELIDEHAEELAELETLDNGKPLTFARAFDVPAAAETFRYYGGWVTKLYGETNPSDPAFFNYTLREPVGVCGQIIPWNFPLLMAAWKLGPALACGNTVILKPAEQTPLTALRLGELITEAGLPDGVLNIVTGFGPGAGSSIAEHPNVDKVAFTGSTEVGKIILKASAGNLKKVSLELGGKAPNIIFPDADLSQAVPTSMMGVYFNSGQVCCAGTRIFVQRDKYDEVVDQLTAFSKSVTAGDPFNQGTMMGPVVSQEQFERVKGYLAVGKKEGAKVSSGGETPAGKGYFVQPTLFSGVNNDMRIAREEIFGPVASAIPFKDENDAVFQGNDTEYGLSAAVWTRDISRAHKVARSLKAGTVWVNCYNQLDPISPFGGYKQSGFGRELGRYAIDLYTQIKSVWMKL encoded by the coding sequence ATGGCTGCAGCACCCCAGGTTGAGAGCGCCGCAAAGGGCGCCAAAAATTCCGCCGCGCTGGCCTTTTTGCGCGGACCCAAGCAACTGCTGATCGGCGGCAAATGGCGGCCGGCCAAATCCGGCAAGACCTTCGAGACCGTCAATCCGGCCAACGAAGAAGTCCTCGCGTTGATCGCCGAGGGCGACAAGGCCGACGTTGACGAGGCCGTCAAGGCCGCGCGCAAGGCCTTCGACGAGGGCGCCTGGCCCGCGATGGGACCCCATCAGCGCGCCCGCCTGATGTTCAAAATCGCCGAGCTGATCGACGAGCACGCCGAGGAGCTCGCCGAACTCGAAACCCTCGACAATGGCAAGCCGCTGACCTTCGCGCGCGCCTTCGACGTTCCGGCCGCGGCGGAGACCTTCCGCTACTATGGCGGCTGGGTGACCAAACTCTACGGCGAGACCAACCCCTCCGATCCGGCCTTCTTCAACTATACGCTGCGCGAACCGGTCGGCGTCTGCGGGCAGATCATCCCGTGGAACTTTCCGCTGCTGATGGCCGCGTGGAAGCTCGGCCCGGCGCTCGCCTGCGGCAACACGGTAATCCTCAAACCGGCCGAGCAGACCCCGCTCACCGCGCTCCGATTGGGCGAGCTGATCACCGAGGCCGGACTGCCCGACGGCGTCCTCAATATCGTCACCGGCTTCGGCCCCGGCGCCGGCAGCTCGATCGCCGAGCATCCGAACGTGGACAAAGTCGCCTTCACCGGTTCGACCGAAGTCGGCAAGATCATCCTCAAAGCCTCCGCCGGCAATCTCAAGAAAGTCTCGCTCGAACTCGGCGGCAAAGCCCCGAATATCATCTTCCCCGACGCCGACCTGTCGCAGGCGGTGCCGACCTCGATGATGGGTGTGTACTTCAACTCGGGCCAGGTCTGCTGCGCCGGCACCCGCATCTTTGTGCAGCGCGACAAATATGACGAGGTCGTCGATCAGCTCACGGCCTTCAGCAAGAGCGTCACCGCCGGCGACCCCTTCAATCAGGGCACGATGATGGGTCCGGTGGTCTCGCAGGAGCAGTTCGAGCGGGTCAAGGGCTATCTCGCGGTCGGCAAAAAAGAAGGCGCCAAGGTCTCGTCGGGCGGCGAGACGCCTGCGGGCAAAGGCTACTTCGTCCAGCCCACGCTCTTCAGCGGCGTCAACAACGACATGCGGATCGCGCGCGAGGAGATCTTCGGACCGGTCGCATCGGCGATTCCCTTCAAAGACGAAAACGACGCGGTCTTTCAGGGCAACGACACCGAGTACGGCCTCTCTGCCGCGGTCTGGACGCGCGACATCAGCCGCGCGCACAAGGTCGCACGCTCGCTCAAGGCCGGCACGGTTTGGGTGAACTGCTACAACCAGCTCGATCCGATCTCGCCCTTCGGCGGCTACAAGCAGTCGGGCTTCGGCCGCGAACTCGGCCGCTACGCGATCGATCTCTACACGCAGATCAAATCGGTCTGGATGAAGCTGTAA
- a CDS encoding ABC transporter ATP-binding protein has protein sequence MKVDYRIEKPLAIEAALEVTGFTVLLGSSGAGKTTLLKALAGLIAAEGMPYGGLPAHRRPIGYLPQGYALFPHLPVWGNVAFAIDGRRKARRSRALQLLELVGLADLAERDPRSLSGGQMQRVALARVLARGPELLLLDEPTNALDPATRDRVLEELRALIGRLGLPALVATHDPHLAAIGDRVAVLAHGKIIQAGEPAKVFDHPATAHVARLVGFQNLFRVRVVERSERWTIIDRGGLQLEVFARAPLSADVGIAIRSRDVILNQEELRVPGNRFRARLTEVRHEGLGPRVVLDGPLPLEAWLTSYREASRLRAGDEVNVRVPADRIRLLVWDPDGSAL, from the coding sequence ATGAAGGTCGATTACCGGATCGAAAAACCGCTCGCGATTGAAGCCGCGCTCGAAGTCACCGGGTTTACGGTGCTGCTCGGCTCCAGTGGCGCGGGCAAGACCACGTTGCTGAAGGCGCTCGCGGGCTTGATCGCAGCCGAAGGGATGCCGTATGGCGGGCTGCCGGCGCATCGGCGGCCCATCGGCTACCTCCCGCAAGGCTACGCGCTCTTTCCGCATCTGCCGGTTTGGGGCAACGTCGCCTTCGCGATCGATGGCCGCCGCAAGGCCCGGCGCAGCCGCGCTCTTCAGCTACTGGAGCTCGTGGGCCTCGCCGATCTTGCCGAACGCGATCCGCGCAGCCTGTCGGGCGGACAGATGCAGCGGGTCGCGTTGGCGCGCGTGCTGGCGCGAGGACCCGAGCTGCTGCTGCTCGACGAGCCCACCAATGCGCTCGACCCGGCGACGCGCGATCGCGTGCTCGAAGAGCTGCGCGCACTGATCGGCCGCCTCGGCCTGCCCGCGCTGGTCGCGACCCATGATCCGCATCTGGCCGCGATTGGTGACCGCGTCGCCGTGTTGGCTCACGGAAAAATAATTCAGGCGGGTGAGCCCGCCAAGGTTTTCGATCATCCGGCGACCGCGCACGTTGCGCGGCTGGTCGGTTTTCAGAATCTTTTTCGCGTCCGTGTCGTCGAGCGCAGCGAACGCTGGACGATCATCGACCGTGGCGGCCTCCAACTCGAGGTCTTTGCCCGCGCGCCGCTCAGCGCGGACGTCGGAATCGCGATTCGTTCGCGCGACGTCATACTCAACCAAGAGGAGTTGCGGGTTCCTGGCAACCGCTTCCGCGCGCGGCTCACCGAAGTCCGCCACGAGGGTCTCGGCCCGCGCGTGGTCCTCGACGGTCCGCTGCCGCTGGAAGCCTGGCTGACCTCGTATCGCGAAGCCTCGCGGCTGCGCGCCGGCGACGAGGTCAACGTGCGCGTCCCGGCTGACCGCATTCGCTTGCTGGTGTGGGATCCGGACGGCTCTGCGCTATGA
- a CDS encoding extracellular solute-binding protein yields MAKREQVRGATKIGLLAAAAVAALMLVPAGETGSALAADAPTIRVAYAGSMGAVMDQKIGPEFAMVHAADYQGIGQAAYALAHLLEAKQLRADVFVSITPGPMRILLKNGLIKEAIPVASTQMVLAYGPKSQFANAFAAAGSASGQPWYKVLGSTGLRFGRTDPATDPQGRNVIFTFKLAEKYYSAAGLEKQILGEPRNPAQIFTEPSILTRLASGQIDATVGYLSAIKSQHLPYIALPREINLADPAFFDSWYSKAGFAITGPDGKPITAKPEPLVFYAAVLTNAEHPELAAAFVDFMHGPRGQQMLGGSGYDATAAATLK; encoded by the coding sequence ATGGCAAAAAGGGAACAGGTTCGCGGCGCGACGAAAATCGGGCTACTGGCCGCGGCCGCTGTCGCCGCGCTGATGCTCGTGCCGGCAGGCGAGACGGGCAGCGCGCTCGCTGCCGATGCCCCGACTATCCGTGTCGCCTACGCCGGTTCGATGGGCGCGGTGATGGATCAAAAGATCGGCCCCGAATTCGCCATGGTGCACGCCGCGGACTACCAAGGGATCGGCCAGGCGGCTTACGCGCTGGCGCATCTGCTCGAGGCCAAGCAACTGCGCGCCGACGTCTTCGTTTCGATCACGCCGGGCCCGATGCGCATCCTGCTCAAGAACGGCCTGATCAAGGAAGCGATTCCCGTCGCCAGCACCCAGATGGTGCTGGCATACGGACCAAAGAGCCAGTTTGCCAACGCCTTCGCCGCGGCCGGATCGGCCTCAGGCCAACCCTGGTACAAGGTCCTTGGGTCAACCGGTTTGCGTTTCGGCCGGACCGATCCTGCAACCGACCCGCAGGGGCGCAACGTTATCTTCACCTTCAAGCTTGCCGAGAAATATTATTCAGCCGCCGGCCTCGAAAAACAGATTCTCGGCGAGCCGCGCAACCCGGCGCAGATCTTCACCGAGCCGTCAATCCTGACGCGGCTGGCAAGCGGGCAGATCGACGCCACCGTCGGCTATCTCTCGGCGATCAAGTCGCAGCATCTCCCCTACATCGCGTTGCCGCGCGAAATTAATCTCGCTGATCCGGCCTTCTTCGATAGTTGGTACAGCAAGGCGGGCTTCGCGATCACCGGGCCGGACGGTAAACCGATCACGGCCAAGCCTGAGCCGCTGGTTTTTTACGCGGCGGTTCTGACCAACGCGGAGCATCCGGAGCTGGCCGCAGCTTTCGTCGATTTCATGCACGGCCCGCGCGGTCAGCAGATGCTGGGCGGGAGCGGTTATGACGCGACCGCTGCCGCCACGCTCAAATGA
- a CDS encoding substrate-binding domain-containing protein translates to MAGQIEERLRALRNARKLSQVELARRVRISRQALGAIESGLYQPGVAVAIRLAQELGESVESLFGDADDNRPLIAQCAAAEARAPHTRVALARLGGRLVAMAVPASALALHPAGGLVTQSLRGKRVEVAALRSSAEIDLTVVIAGCDPAVALLGDYLARRQPRIEVAALAQSSRDALTTAASGGAHAAGVHLRDPGSDDYNIAAARRAFAAKPFRVVNFARWELGLASRPSGPRIDRLEQLTHKGTRLINRERGAGARAALDEALAGDGLKPADITGYDRFAAGHLEVAAAIAEGSADAGVTLRFAAEVLGLAFQPWREERYDLIIPAAEFDSAPVRGLLDALNSARLAREITALCAYDTSQMGRVDAPFA, encoded by the coding sequence ATGGCCGGACAAATCGAGGAGAGACTGCGTGCGCTGCGGAACGCGCGCAAACTGAGCCAGGTCGAACTAGCGCGCCGCGTGCGGATTTCGCGCCAGGCGCTGGGCGCAATTGAAAGCGGTCTCTATCAGCCCGGAGTCGCCGTCGCGATCCGGCTGGCGCAGGAGCTTGGCGAGTCGGTCGAGAGCCTGTTCGGCGACGCCGACGACAACCGTCCGCTAATTGCCCAGTGCGCGGCAGCCGAAGCCCGCGCCCCGCATACGCGCGTCGCGCTGGCCCGTCTGGGCGGCCGCCTCGTCGCGATGGCGGTGCCCGCGAGCGCGCTCGCGCTCCATCCCGCCGGCGGTCTCGTGACGCAGAGTCTGCGCGGCAAGCGCGTCGAAGTCGCGGCCCTGCGCTCCTCGGCGGAGATCGATTTGACCGTGGTGATCGCCGGCTGCGACCCGGCCGTCGCCCTGCTGGGCGATTATCTTGCGCGCCGCCAACCACGAATCGAGGTCGCCGCGCTCGCGCAATCGAGCCGCGACGCGTTGACGACTGCGGCGAGCGGCGGCGCGCACGCCGCCGGGGTTCATCTGCGCGACCCCGGATCCGATGACTACAATATCGCCGCGGCGCGCCGAGCCTTCGCCGCCAAGCCCTTTCGCGTCGTCAACTTCGCCCGCTGGGAGCTCGGGCTGGCGTCGCGGCCGTCGGGTCCGCGCATCGACCGCCTCGAGCAGCTCACTCACAAGGGGACGCGGCTGATCAATCGCGAGCGTGGCGCCGGCGCACGTGCAGCGCTCGACGAGGCGCTGGCGGGCGACGGCCTCAAACCCGCTGATATCACCGGCTATGATCGGTTTGCCGCAGGCCATCTCGAAGTCGCCGCCGCCATCGCTGAGGGCTCCGCTGACGCCGGCGTGACCCTGCGCTTCGCTGCCGAGGTCCTCGGCCTCGCCTTTCAACCCTGGCGCGAGGAGCGCTATGATTTGATTATCCCCGCGGCCGAATTCGACTCCGCGCCGGTGCGCGGCCTGCTCGACGCGCTCAATTCGGCCCGGCTCGCACGCGAGATAACTGCGCTGTGCGCCTACGACACGTCGCAGATGGGCCGCGTCGACGCGCCCTTCGCGTAG
- a CDS encoding ABC transporter permease subunit gives MRRELLAAAAIGVLALLTAPFIAFAWMTPWLHLRPAAGDLDALRVSVTYTLAALVLIVIGGTPLAYWMARHDFRGKWIGEALILLPLLTPPLAMGILLALFYGPYGWAGDAAHQLGVELTNTPAAFVLAQVYAAAPYFIIAARAAFESVDPNLEQLSLTLGRTPWQTFWRVTMPLARLGVGVGIAIAWVRALGEFGIVLIIAYFPQGIPVKLWVNLQDLGLSAVYPLLWLFFMVALPLPLILGIASRRNLARIEAAL, from the coding sequence ATGAGACGCGAGTTGCTCGCCGCCGCGGCGATCGGCGTGCTCGCGCTCCTGACGGCGCCGTTCATTGCCTTTGCCTGGATGACGCCGTGGCTCCATCTGCGTCCCGCGGCCGGCGACCTCGACGCCCTGCGGGTCTCGGTGACTTACACGCTCGCGGCGCTGGTACTAATCGTCATCGGCGGTACGCCGCTCGCCTATTGGATGGCGCGTCATGACTTCCGTGGCAAGTGGATCGGCGAGGCGCTCATCCTGCTGCCACTGCTGACGCCGCCGCTCGCGATGGGTATTCTGCTCGCGCTCTTCTACGGCCCATACGGATGGGCGGGCGACGCCGCGCATCAGTTGGGGGTTGAGCTGACCAACACGCCGGCGGCCTTCGTGCTGGCCCAGGTGTATGCGGCCGCGCCCTACTTCATAATCGCAGCACGCGCGGCCTTCGAGAGCGTCGATCCGAATCTCGAGCAGCTGTCGCTGACGCTGGGGCGGACGCCGTGGCAGACTTTTTGGCGCGTGACGATGCCGTTGGCGCGGCTCGGGGTCGGCGTCGGGATCGCGATCGCGTGGGTACGCGCGCTCGGTGAGTTCGGCATAGTGCTGATAATCGCCTATTTTCCCCAGGGCATCCCGGTCAAGCTGTGGGTGAACCTGCAGGACCTTGGACTGAGCGCCGTCTACCCCCTGCTCTGGTTGTTCTTCATGGTGGCGCTGCCACTGCCGCTGATTCTCGGGATTGCCTCGCGGCGCAATCTCGCCAGAATCGAAGCGGCGCTATGA